Proteins co-encoded in one Vicia villosa cultivar HV-30 ecotype Madison, WI unplaced genomic scaffold, Vvil1.0 ctg.005528F_1_1, whole genome shotgun sequence genomic window:
- the LOC131642645 gene encoding uncharacterized protein LOC131642645: MIREEIKVDCQESDESDEESYVGELTISELAASFTETCLMNENLCAKVREYRSINRFLLEERVSLMIDITDQERKLDKSNVRNDSKSLSESNVIENVLTTSEDIVKLPRSPILLQTANITIGPSRYLLRLNCSDSSHKCDTSYVSKSFKMSQQSCDASPVSDSATPDESSNSNRSLEVVPLRTISSDDVKATKPKIAHAKWPKEGIHDKGAKPSASNTIEELTKKGTRYVDQAITRINTSKAEVAHTSGCDPTEEEIIKNGQGGAENTNVTEDVNDIEENKHTKVNTETGTNVVDLDEYSDDELLASLNPSVANRLMTRRKAKAISQSSPEKNAEAKSTVKDSVKKKSTSAGPIKSRAVAKSVGVGPSKSWSKVVPKKRKEREIVEYEFDVEGDVPNIPLRNKPTTSKLAASIPEIPIDNVSFHYASSASRWKHVLQKRLAVERELAPNALENKEILEPIQEAGLLKTMCNLPKCYERLVKEFMVNLSEDCGNSKSADFIKVFVRGKCVSFSPSVINNFLVRTNEAQPELEVTDNKVCQGITAKQVKSWPLKEKLTASKLSIKYAMLHKIEAANWVSTNHKSTISTVLGRFLYDVGTKAKFDYGTYIFDQTMKHARSFSVKGPIAFPSLLCGIILTQYPNILNEHDVVCKRESPLAFHYKLFQGTHVRDIVMTSVETSKSGASASKAKVIAMLNETCKELEARKISLEKMISTLEMDENEKFADAVEMADEDE; this comes from the exons ATGATCAGAGAGGAAATAAAAGTTGACTGCCAAGAATCtgatgaatctgatgaagaatcaTATGTTGGAGAGCTCACCATAAGTGAACTAGCTGCAAGTTTTACTGAGACATGTCTAATGAATGAGAATCTGTGTGCAAAAGTAAGAGAGTACAGAAGTATCAATAGATTCCTGCTAGAAGAAAGAGTAagccttatgatagacattactgATCAGGAAAGAAAACTAGATAAGTCAAATGTGCGCAATGATTCTAAAAGTCTATCTGAAAGTAATGTCATAGAGAATGTTTTAACAACATCTGAAGACATTGTGAAG CTCCCTCGCTCTCCTATTCTTCTACAAACGGCAAACATCACTATTGGTCCTTCTCGCTACTTATTAAGGTTGAACTGCTCGGATTCTTCTCACAAGTGTGACACAAGTTATGTCTCAAAGAGTTTTAAAATGTCTCAGCAATCGTGTGATGCATCTCCCGTATCTGACTCGGCAACACCGGATGAGTCCTCTAACTCTAATAGGAGTCTGGAGGTTGTACCTTTAAGGACGATTAGTAGTGATGATGTAAAGGCCACAAAGCCTAAAATAGCACATGCAAAATGGCCCAAGGAGGGTATTCATGACAAGGGCGCCAAACCTTCTGCATCTAATACCATAGAGGAACTTACTAAAAAAGGAACCAGATATGTCGATCAAGCAATTACCAGAATT AACACCAGTAAGGCTGAAGTTGCTCACACCTCTGGTTGTGACCCAACTGAAGAGGAGATCATTAAGAATGGACAAGGAGGTGCTGAGAATACCAATGTTACTGAGGATGTCAATGACATCGAAGAGAATAAGCACACTAAGGTCAATACTGAAACAGGTACCAATGTGGTAGACTTAGATGAGTATTCTGACGACGAGTTGCTTGCCTCATTAAATCCTAGTGTAGCCAACAGGCTGATGACTAGAAGAAAAGCCAAAGCTATTTCCCAAAGTTCCCCTGAAAAGAATGCAGAAGCTAAGAGCACTGTTAAAGACTCTGTCAAGAAGAAAAGTACTTCAGCTGGTCCTATCAAGAGCAGAGCTGTGGCTAAGAGTGTAGGGGTTGGTCCCTCAAAGTCCTGGAGCAAGGTTGttccaaagaaaagaaaggagagAGAAATTGTTGAATATGAGTTTGATGTTGAAGGGGATGTCCCTAACATTCCATTAAGGAACAAGCCTACAACAAGCAAGCTTGCTGCAAGTATTCCTGAAATACCTATTGATAATGTGTCATTCCACTATGCCTCTAGTGCCAGCAGGTGGAAACATGTGCTCCAAAAGAGATTGGCTGTTGAAAGGGAGTTGGCTCCAAATGCTCTTGAGAACAAGGAAATCTTAGAGCCAATTCAGGAAGCTGGACTATTAAAAACTATGTGCAACCTTCCCAAATGTTATGAGAGGCTGGTAAAAGAATTTATGGTGAACCTATCTGAAGATTGTGGAAATAGCAAGAGTGCGGACTTCATAAAAGTGTTTGTGAGAGGTAAGTGTGTTTCGTTCTCTCCTTCTGTGATTAATAACTTCTTGGTAAGAACAAatgaagctcaacctgagcttgaagtgacAGATAACAAGGTTTGTCAAGGGATCACAGCCAAGCAGGTAAAAAGCTGGCCCTTAAAAGAGAAACTAACTGCAAGTAAGCTGAGCATCAAGTATGCAATGCTTCACAAGATAGAAGCAGCTAATTGGGTATCAACAAATCACAAGTCCACTATTTCAACTGTTCTTGGCAGATTTTTGTATGATGTAGGAACAAAGGCAAAGTTTGACTATGGAACATATATTTTTGACCAAACTATGAAGCATGCTAGAAGCTTCAGTGTTAAGGGTCCAATTGCCTTTCCATCCCTCCTGTGTGGCATAATTCTGACTCAGTATCCCAACATTCTCAATGAACATGATGTAGTATGCAAAAGAGAAAGCCCATTGGCTTTCCACTATAAATTGTTTCAGGGTACGCATGTTcgagacattgtcatgacatcGGTTGAAACATCCAAGTCTGGAGCATCAGCCAGCAAAGCAAAAGTCATAGCAATGTTAAACGAGACCTGCAAAGAGCTGGAAGCTAGGAAGATATCCCTTGAAAAGATGATAAGCACTTTGGAAATGGATGAGAATGAGAAATTTGCAGATGCTGTAGAGATGGCAGATGAAGATGAATAA